The Virgibacillus dokdonensis genome includes a window with the following:
- a CDS encoding RidA family protein, with amino-acid sequence MNGKITRKNPVTMPTPVGNYTHITRIPKEADLFVTSGQIGVDMKGDIPIDFNAQVKNTFINMKHVPESEALDENNIIKVNIWATEKIDWDYLYSEWDGLFGENYPAMTIGYISELGLPEIKIEIELWAAKPE; translated from the coding sequence ATGAACGGAAAAATTACTAGAAAAAACCCTGTAACAATGCCCACTCCAGTGGGTAACTATACGCATATTACAAGAATACCTAAAGAAGCAGATCTTTTTGTAACCTCAGGGCAAATTGGAGTGGACATGAAGGGAGATATCCCGATTGATTTTAACGCTCAAGTTAAAAACACCTTTATTAATATGAAACATGTTCCCGAATCGGAAGCATTAGATGAGAATAACATCATTAAAGTAAATATTTGGGCTACAGAAAAAATCGATTGGGACTATCTATATTCTGAGTGGGATGGCCTATTTGGTGAAAATTACCCTGCAATGACGATTGGCTATATCTCTGAATTAGGCTTACCAGAAATAAAGATTGAAATCGAACTATGGGCGGCTAAGCCTGAATAA
- the whiA gene encoding DNA-binding protein WhiA: protein MSFASEIKKELTAIEVDDCCKYAELAALVRMNGAISISKQKYTLDIQTENAAIARRIYSLIKATYDTRVELLVRKKMKLKKNNVYIVRLNEGVRPILVDLHILQEPMTFNRVISDHLIHKSCCKRAYLRGAFLAGGSVNNPETSSYHLEIFNIYEEHNNSFCDLLNQFELHARKLERKNGYIVYIKEAEKISEFLSIIGAYNALFKFEDVRIVRDMRNSVNRIVNCETANLNKTIGAAFRQIENIQFIDRTVGLEQLPEKLKEIAVLRVKHQEVSLKELGELVESGKISKSGVNHRLKKIDDFAEKIRNGEFVP from the coding sequence ATGTCCTTTGCTTCCGAAATAAAAAAAGAATTAACAGCAATCGAAGTAGATGATTGCTGTAAATATGCGGAATTAGCTGCATTAGTTCGAATGAATGGGGCAATTTCAATATCAAAGCAAAAATATACTTTGGATATACAGACGGAAAATGCTGCTATAGCGAGAAGGATTTATTCTTTAATTAAAGCAACTTATGATACAAGAGTGGAATTATTAGTAAGAAAGAAAATGAAATTGAAAAAAAATAATGTATATATTGTTCGTTTGAATGAAGGTGTAAGACCAATTTTAGTAGATCTCCATATTTTGCAAGAACCAATGACGTTTAATCGGGTTATTTCTGATCATCTTATTCATAAGTCTTGTTGTAAGAGAGCTTATTTGCGTGGAGCATTTCTTGCTGGTGGGTCAGTGAACAATCCAGAGACGTCTTCTTACCATCTGGAAATTTTTAATATTTATGAGGAACATAATAATTCATTTTGTGATTTGCTTAACCAATTTGAATTACATGCTCGTAAATTAGAACGAAAAAACGGGTATATAGTTTATATAAAAGAAGCAGAAAAAATTTCAGAATTCTTAAGTATAATTGGTGCTTATAATGCTCTATTTAAATTTGAAGATGTGCGTATTGTTCGAGATATGCGCAATTCGGTTAACCGTATTGTTAACTGTGAAACAGCAAACTTAAATAAAACAATTGGAGCAGCTTTTCGCCAAATTGAAAACATACAGTTCATTGATCGTACAGTTGGTTTGGAGCAGTTACCAGAAAAGCTCAAGGAAATTGCTGTTCTCCGTGTAAAACACCAAGAAGTTTCCTTGAAAGAATTAGGTGAATTAGTAGAAAGTGGTAAGATATCTAAATCAGGTGTAAATCATCGTTTGAAGAAAATCGATGACTTCGCCGAAAAAATTAGAAATGGCGAGTTTGTACCTTAA
- a CDS encoding HPr family phosphocarrier protein — MVERIIKVNLSTGLQARPAAEFVQEANRFHAHVFIEKNGKKVNAKSIMGLMSIAIVAGEEITLIADGTDEEQAIERLTKFVSET; from the coding sequence TTGGTTGAACGGATAATTAAAGTAAATCTTTCTACTGGTCTACAAGCTAGACCAGCAGCAGAATTTGTTCAAGAAGCAAATCGTTTTCATGCTCATGTTTTTATTGAAAAAAATGGGAAAAAAGTGAACGCAAAAAGCATTATGGGATTAATGAGCATAGCTATAGTTGCTGGAGAAGAGATTACACTTATTGCTGACGGAACAGATGAAGAACAGGCTATTGAAAGGTTAACAAAGTTTGTTTCTGAAACATAG
- the rapZ gene encoding RNase adapter RapZ, which yields MSENLETKLVIITGMSGAGKTVAVQSFEDLGYYCVDNLPPTLLPKFIELMRDSTNNIQRVAIVMDLRAREFFDSLFEALDTLADEEWLDEHVLFLDAKDEKLVSRYKETRRSHPLAVGGLPLNGIRQEREILDELRGRAQRIIDTTNLKPRELREKIVQKYSEEDQEVFSVHMVSFGFKYGLPIDADLVFDVRFLPNPHYVTNLQPLTGLNKDVSSYVFRWTDTQKFIVKVLDLLQFMLPQYKKEGKSQLVVAIGCTGGQHRSVALAEHFAKELHKDYITHVTHRDIDKRKGQ from the coding sequence ATGAGTGAAAATCTTGAAACAAAATTAGTAATTATTACAGGAATGTCAGGTGCCGGTAAAACAGTTGCAGTGCAAAGCTTTGAAGATTTAGGGTACTATTGCGTTGACAATCTTCCTCCTACATTATTGCCAAAATTTATTGAACTCATGAGAGATTCTACAAACAATATACAGCGGGTAGCTATTGTCATGGATTTACGTGCTAGAGAATTTTTTGATTCCTTGTTTGAAGCTTTAGATACTTTAGCAGATGAAGAATGGTTAGATGAACATGTTCTATTCTTAGATGCAAAAGATGAAAAGCTTGTCAGTAGGTATAAAGAAACGAGGCGTTCACATCCGCTGGCGGTTGGAGGTTTACCGCTTAATGGAATCCGGCAAGAACGAGAAATATTGGATGAACTAAGAGGAAGAGCACAAAGAATTATTGACACGACGAATTTAAAGCCGAGAGAGCTTCGTGAAAAGATTGTTCAAAAGTATTCAGAAGAAGATCAAGAAGTATTTTCTGTGCACATGGTTTCATTTGGTTTCAAATATGGTTTACCAATTGACGCCGATCTTGTATTCGATGTTCGTTTTTTGCCGAATCCTCATTATGTAACAAATTTACAACCATTAACAGGTTTAAATAAAGATGTATCTTCTTATGTATTTCGATGGACAGATACACAAAAATTTATCGTAAAAGTACTTGATTTATTGCAATTCATGTTACCACAATATAAAAAAGAAGGAAAGTCACAATTGGTTGTTGCCATTGGTTGTACTGGTGGGCAGCATCGCTCCGTCGCACTGGCTGAACATTTCGCTAAAGAATTGCATAAAGACTATATTACACACGTCACGCATCGTGATATTGATAAAAGAAAGGGACAATAA
- the clpP gene encoding ATP-dependent Clp endopeptidase proteolytic subunit ClpP: MNLIPTVIEQTNRGERAYDIYSRLLKDRIIMLGSAIDDNVANSIVAQLLFLDAEDPEKDISLYINSPGGSITAGMAIYDTMQLIKPDVSTICTGMAASMGAFLLTAGAKGKRYALPNSEVMIHQPLGGTQGQATDIEIHARRIIQMREKINQILSERTGQPIEVIERDTDRDNFMTAEKSVEYGLIDKVLERKPD, translated from the coding sequence ATGAATTTAATACCAACAGTAATTGAACAAACTAACCGCGGTGAACGCGCCTATGACATCTACTCACGCTTACTTAAAGATCGAATCATTATGTTAGGAAGTGCGATTGACGATAACGTTGCAAATTCCATTGTAGCCCAATTATTATTTCTAGACGCAGAGGATCCTGAAAAAGATATTTCACTATACATCAACTCACCAGGTGGATCAATCACTGCCGGCATGGCAATTTACGATACGATGCAACTCATTAAGCCAGATGTTTCTACAATCTGTACAGGAATGGCAGCATCTATGGGGGCATTCCTATTAACTGCGGGTGCCAAAGGCAAACGTTACGCATTACCTAATAGTGAGGTAATGATTCATCAACCACTAGGTGGAACACAAGGGCAAGCAACAGACATAGAAATTCATGCACGTCGAATCATTCAAATGCGTGAAAAAATTAATCAAATCCTTTCTGAACGAACAGGACAGCCAATTGAAGTCATTGAACGTGACACAGATCGCGATAACTTTATGACAGCTGAAAAGTCTGTAGAATATGGTTTAATTGATAAGGTACTAGAGCGTAAACCTGATTAA
- a CDS encoding gluconeogenesis factor YvcK family protein: MTEEKRPNVVVVGGGTGMPVLLRGLKDLPIHLTALVTVADDGGSTGRLRNEMAIPAPGDIRNVIAALSDAEPMLIELFQHRFDVCNGLSGHSLGNLLLAAMSSITGNFNMGIREISRVLNVKGKIYPISNDNMSLHAEMEDGTIVSGESKIPLSNKRIKRVFLSPQPVEPLPNAVRALNNADLIVIAPGSLYTSIMPTIIMPQIAEAIKNAKCQVVYVCNVMTQEGETTGYTAADHVQAICDHIGEASVDAIVVHNEPIEKTIREMYAEENASPVVYDIERLIGMGLQIIEGDIIDPTQPTLRHDNHKIASLLHSLLNK, encoded by the coding sequence ATGACTGAGGAGAAACGTCCGAATGTAGTAGTTGTTGGAGGGGGAACGGGGATGCCTGTCCTACTCCGAGGTCTGAAGGATTTACCTATTCATTTAACAGCATTAGTTACTGTAGCCGATGATGGAGGAAGTACGGGAAGGTTACGTAATGAAATGGCAATTCCTGCTCCAGGGGATATTCGTAACGTGATTGCAGCTTTATCTGATGCTGAACCGATGTTAATTGAATTATTTCAGCATCGTTTTGATGTTTGTAATGGCTTATCTGGTCATTCACTTGGAAATTTACTCCTAGCAGCAATGAGTTCGATTACGGGGAATTTTAATATGGGGATTAGAGAAATCTCTCGCGTCCTAAATGTAAAAGGAAAAATATATCCGATCTCAAATGATAACATGTCGCTCCATGCTGAAATGGAGGACGGGACAATCGTGTCTGGGGAGTCGAAAATTCCTTTATCTAACAAAAGAATAAAACGTGTTTTTTTAAGCCCGCAGCCTGTTGAACCATTACCGAATGCAGTACGTGCTCTAAATAATGCCGATTTAATCGTTATTGCACCTGGTAGCTTGTATACAAGTATCATGCCGACCATCATTATGCCACAAATAGCAGAAGCAATAAAAAATGCAAAATGCCAAGTGGTATATGTTTGTAATGTCATGACGCAAGAGGGCGAAACTACTGGTTATACAGCTGCTGACCACGTGCAAGCTATTTGTGATCATATTGGAGAAGCGAGTGTTGATGCGATTGTCGTACATAATGAACCCATTGAAAAAACGATACGAGAGATGTATGCAGAAGAAAACGCTTCTCCCGTGGTATATGATATAGAGCGTTTAATAGGTATGGGCCTGCAAATTATAGAGGGAGATATTATTGATCCGACACAGCCTACTTTAAGGCATGATAATCATAAAATTGCATCATTGCTACATTCGCTTTTGAACAAATGA